GAAAATGGCGCTCTTCTTCAATTGGATGGATATCCAGACTTGCTCCAAACATTGCCACGTGGAATTTCCAATTAGCCTTGCCTTCAAACCACGCCGTACACCAGTAGATTTCCTACTATTTTCAGGATTTCGGTCACACCGATACGCTTCGTATTCAGTACCAAACACTTGACTCGAGAGTGTGCGATCATCAAGCCAAGTTTCGATCAGGACAATAACATCGTAGCACTGAGCTGATGTTGCTAGACGATAGCTGTCTACCTCTGAGTTGATACCGCCTACGTTTTGGTAGTAAATCAAGGGATCATCGGTGTCGCGATCGATCGACTGGTTGATGATACTACCGGAGAACTGCTGGAAGTTAGATCCGAATCAGGCAGCGAATGTTCATTGTTGCATATGTACTTGCCTGGAGTAACGTGCTGGGAGATTTCCAATCCACATCTAAACTCAGGGCCAGGACGACTTGGATGAATGCTGGCAGCAGATGGCGCGACTGAGATAGAGGGACTGGAAGAATCTCCCGAGAAGCTTACTGCGGTGCGTCCTGGACACTCTGCAGAGGCGACTGGCCAGCAAGCGACGATGGGCGAATAGGAGGGCGTGGAGATATGCGAGATACATTGTTCACTAGAATACAGTGCAGCTTTAGGAACAGACCCATTTGAATGTTGTTCATACTTGCCGAACACAGGAGTTCGGAAGACCCATTTCTAGCCCCAAACGCAGGACCAGGACGACTGATGAACGCTGGCGGGAACGGCTCGACTGCGTTGGGGGATCCGGGCTTCCTCAATGCTAGCGGCAAGCGTGCGTCCCAGTGATGATACAGAAGAGGCACCAACGGGAGTAACGGGAACCAACGGATTGATGGTCAATGTAGCACACGATAAATCCTGGTTGTCTATTGTCTCTATGGGGCTGATACTACCGAGAGCGCTGGAATACGGAGATTGTTCAGGCAGAGAAGTGTTACCTTCATGTGTATACTTGCCTGCAAAGGGAGTGCGGAAGACCCCTTCACCGAGCTCAAACACAGGACCGGAACGGCTGAAGATCGCTGGCAGGAATGACTCGACTGTGATGAGTCGACTAGGGGCTTCCTCAGTACTGATGGCAAGCGTGCGTCCCGGTTAactgtatcttgacagatacgcatttcgaccccaacagtaaggccgtcttcagtgtctcgtacttgactcgactgtcgTCGaactgaagtcgagtcaagtacgagacaccaaAGACGGCcccactgttgaggtcgaaacacgtatctgtcaagacacaattaagtggtggaactcaatgggattgtacaaactcgtcttatgacaagtgaagacattccactaaaaagctcaaaataattttcttaacacatTACTtcttcgaataaaaaaaatgcagaagatctttattgattttttttgtaaaaatcatatttttttgtttttggaacgATGCAATAGAatacatcaataaaataatggATGCCATCAATTTCATATttgcattttgtttttgtttgcgtgaaaacaaaatgcaaaaaatacacggacagaaaatgtttaacattgaaccaaaaaaatctgattgttgttttcaaatcttcacatttttttgaaattatgtagaaatttattatttcaaccAGATTTTCTGAGATACTATcaataacaaattatttttatttcaacaatattaaaatacacaCATTTGAaaccaaaaaatttgaaaattctactAATCATAATAGAGATAATACCAACATCTTCAAGAAAAACATAAATGTTTGAACGAGTAAAGCGAAAAAAAGAAACTTGTTAGCAAGGAATCGTCTTGCAGAAGGATCAGCATTATAGATTAATTTTTAAGATGATTAATATTACAAtccaattttactcaatttaatttactttataTATAActgcgggccctccttagccgtgcggtaagacgcgcggctacaaagcaagaccatgctgagggtggctgggttcgattcccggtgccagtctaggcaattttcggattggaaattgtctcgacttccctgggcataaaagtatcatcgtgctagcctcatcatatacgaatgcaaaaatggtaacctggcttagaaaccacgcagttaataactgtggaagtggaatgccaataagaagaagaagaaaaagaagataacTAGATGAACCCGCCCGATCTCGCTCGTAGGTGCCTAACTGTCAATCAAACAATCGATTGTAGCGTCGCACTCTATATTGAGTAAATCTTACAAATCGATCAGCCCGTTTGTGAggtatattgcctcaaagggaATGCAAACTCATTCTTATATTATATAGAGATAACCTTTCAATAAGACAGCTAATGCTTATTTTGACTAATCCTTTTTTTatggaatgtccaaagaaacaTATTTCTGCAACAAGTACAATCATATGAATGCTTATTACAGTTAGTTGAAACGACCACCATTCATCAATTTTGTATATTAAAGTCAACATTTTATTACACACTAGCAGACATGACGAATtcatttcgcctaaaattgattagttctagagttatgcagaaatatctgttttatttgtatgggagcccccatttccagaagggggaggggtctcgaccCATCTAAAGaatcttccccggccccaaaaacctgcAGTCCATAAaagtcagacagacagaattCAGTTTTAAGTATTTTAAAACATATACATAAGATAAATGTTTATGAAGAATTCTGTTCAAATCGCTCGAATCACAAGAAGCGAAACTTTAGTTTGTTATGTCGATTTAAATTTTCGTGTTATTCTTGTTGTTTTCTTCGTTTTCTTGACGGAATACTATTCAATGTGTGCAATTAATCTTAATTCTAAAAATTGGAATTCAATATACATACATATTGACATATACTAATCAATACTCATCGATGTGGAATAACCAAGGAAATAGCTCTATCTTTTCATAAATATTGGAAGCTATAGTTTTGTTTCAACTAACcataaaaagcataaaaagcAAGATATCCATACATTAAGAATATTGAACTTACAAAGGTTTCATACGAAagttcattaaaaatcgtatcaatttttaaaaattaattaagCTATTACTAAACTagagtacgagaaaggcaaaagaatTTATTCAATCTCTTTCAATTTCCCAAATTCCATCAAccaaaatcaataaattaaatttttatgtgCTCATTAAAACGCCGCTCTCGGCAAAAATCCTATTGAACAAATGGTTTGCAAGTTAAGATTGAAATCGGTGGATAAAGCGACCATGAGGAAAAAATGTCATTCGTGATTTAATAAATGAACTAATGAACCAATGACACAGTCACCGAGGCAAGTGATAAAGAATATTATATAAATTgctaatttgaatcaaatggataCGGAGTATTTGCCAGCAGGGGTTCAATTCCGAACAAACCCAAAATTATCCATGCTGAATAACGTTCCGTAAACGTAAATTAGGTTATATCcggatatttgaaaaataaatgaaattatacTTAATAATTTTCGATCTCAAGATGTCCAAATTTTGAAACCTcgttcaaatgttttttttttttttaatatttcatcTGCTTGAGTGTACTGGTTGAAGACGGAACTATCCGTGGAGCCTGTGGTTACTCCTGTGGAACCAGCTCTGATGACTTATTTTGAGTACTTCCGCTGCACTACAGGTTCGGTCTTGGGTTCGGCTATTATTGGGGCACGACGGAAGTAGCGAGAGTAACAACTGGAGGGCTGTGACAACATACAATCATAGATCGACGAGGCAGCGTATGGGCTTCTGCTTCCTTTTTAGAACTGGAGCATTTCGGATTTCGGGGTATGAATTTGTATatcaatttaatattttcttCAGTTCGAAACAAGAAAATCCTTGATATGAAAAATTCAACGCAGCCGTCCAGACGCAATACAAAGATGAATTTGCACTGGTGGTCCAAAAAACATCTCTAACACTATGCTTTGCGAAGTCAGCGGAAATACTACGAACCATGTGTTGTGTGTTTTATTACAATCTATTTGGAAATGCATTTATGATTCATCATAAATTACTTACCATTTTTCCAACATTATCCCTACACTaaacatgtttgcatttgcATTCCTTGATTACATTCGAAAGACAGGATCATTCTCCTATAGCAGAATTCGTACCACTGAACATCTATCATTCGAATATAGAAAAGTGTTAAAGCAATATACTGATTGCAAAAAAACATAATCCGTGAAAAGACTCCTAAAAATGAACCGTAATCACCCCCGACCCCCGCTCTTGATCAGAATTCCACTCAAAGGAACTCACTTTTTGTCCCTGGGCTTTTACATTCTAatcgataagaaaattattttgagctttttagtggaatgttttcacctgtcataagacgagtttatacaatcccattgaattccaccacttaattgtatcttgacagatacgtatttcgacctcaacagtaaggccgtcttcagtgtctcgtacttgactcgactcgaatcaagtcgagtcaagtacgagacactgaagacggccttactgttgaggtcgaaatacgtatctgtcaagatacaattaagtggaggaattcaatgggattgtataaactcgtcttatgacaggtgattcTAATCGATGTTTAAACCCCATAAAAATCccgttttttcaaaattaattttcaacgTCGTGACGTTGATTCTTTGTTGCAATTTTCAAAagcgtttttttctttttcaatttaGATGTAACCAATATGTACACCGTTGCCTACAAATAATAGCAAAGAAAGCCTTGCAATGATTAAATCGAATTTATTCTTCAATAtattaaatcaaaaataatcttAGCAATGAGTGGATGGACCGAATATCGATTTAGCTTAAATTACAATCTTTTtagcttttatatttttatccaTGGACCACCCGTACCAGAGCTCATATGTTGAACCACAAAGATGAATTTGCACTGGTGGTCCAAAAAACATCTCTAACATTATGAGGGAGTGACGAGAATGGGACATTTATCTAAATTCTTCGGTATGGAGGCTGTTGCTCGAATATTTCAACACATCAAGGGAGATTATAGAGACGTAGAAAGTTAAATTTAGCATATGCAGATTGAAAGGGCCGGTAAACTATCGATATGAAGAGATATCCAGCATCGACAGTACTTCCGTGGAGCGAGGGCACTGgcaaattttattcatttcattaGATTCATATCAGCTTAAAAAAGTGAAGTGGATTAAATGTTTTTTATTACTTTCATCAACCGATAACAAACATAAGTCTCATTCCGAGATATAAAAGCAAAATGCAAACTACGTATAGTTTAATACATTGGTTAATAAGAAacgaataagtggagaatataggtaaaaaatagaacaaattcgtaaagaaaaaatattttaaaaataaacaaagcTACAAAATTCAGCCAAAGTGAATATGTGAACTATACCATTGAAATATAATCCTTACTTGTTACTCATACGTGTCAAAGACTTTGCCCGCCTGGCCATTACTGAAGGCGAAGTGTTCATCCGCAGGCGTTTGCTAGATGACCTTTGCAGTCCGGAATCGTCGTTAGATCTCCAACGCTTCAAACGGCTTGACACCGGCGCACTCGGAACAGCTTGATCCTCCGTGAGGAATGTTTTCGGTACAACCCGAGCATCGCCGGTCAGCAGTTGGTGGGATTTTATTTGTGCGTCCATCGAATAATCAAGCACCATGTTCCCGGTCGTAAGGGCTCGAACTCGTTCACAAATGTTGTCAACATCCGATCCAGATTTCTCAACAGTTTCCACGTTCGTGTTTAAGGAATCGGACTGCAGACAGACGGGCAGCAAAAGCGAACCCTCCGGCGGCAGCGGGGTGATTTTGGCCGTTTCGAACGGAGTAGATACGTATTTTGCCAAATATTCGAAATTCGTTTCGCCCTCTCCGGGAGAAGCATCCGAAGGAGCATTCAGCATGTACCCTTCTCCTGTGAGATCACTGAATTCTAGTGGTTCCAGTGGAATTTGATAGGAACGGGGATTGATGTACTGTTCCACAACGACGTCCAAATCGTCAAAGTATTCCGGGTCATGCAGAACTTCCCTGTAGAACATTGACCTGAGATCGCGTGCTGACAAATGGACGTCCGGCGTTTCTTGACGGAAGCGCTCCCAAAAGGGTATTTGGCGAGCTGTTACGATTCCCGACTGATTGTAGACGTACAGAAGCATTTGCTGAGGGAGGCTGCGTTCGTGTTCCGGAACCAGAAGGTTGGAGGAACCAACATGTAGTTGCGAGTCAGCAACTGAGACGACtaaaacaaaatgttgattAGAGGGGAACCGGATGATCAAAGCCATGAAACTTACGGGAACTGGAAGACCTCATTTTTATTCAACTTACTGTTACTTTGAACACtggaattatttttgaattcactGGATTTTCACCAGAATACCGAAGGAGCTATCGGAcaggcttttttttttcaaataagagCGCGCGGCGGAAATAGCAATGGGCGATATTATCAAAATCAAGCCACAAATCCACACGGTTGAACTCAGCTACACTGAATGAAACTACAAATTAActcaaaattaaattcaattacacTACACAGTAAAATAAAGTACATGAAAAAgaagtttaaagaactcaactcTGAGAGCCATGATTATTCACGCTAAACTGAAACAACCCacactgtgccaccaaagtactctttaatgggtgaaaaagtacccattatgaagttaaatagttcaaccattgacgaatacatagacggaggggtggccatttttccgggcaccactatatacccctggggagtgacggattacaattattacaatcactcgaccattgagaagcccctcaattcgaatcacgtcagtttgacaacagttgtcatttccatttttgtttACCTCTGATGGTGTTTCTGATTCAAAAATCAGTAGATCACCGAAATCGACCACCAGAAATTTCGTtaatttaaggtgattatagaatgaagcccgtggtgaattttaaattcaccacacgtttatctacatacatttcagaaagcccaaatctggcggaatagttttcgtacagtgccgaaacacaaattatgattgttcggcataactaagcaaacgatctaccattatttcagccccatacgcgttattgttctttcatctcgtgcgcttgaaaaaaatattgaaaaagcacgtggtttacaaaatggccgatttctggcttcattctataatcaccttaaatagCAATGCGGTTGGAATTGCAAATGCCttgtacacagaaagaaaaatcattgatagaatcaaaaaaaaacattggttaaaataaaaagttgcgttggttctttttcgtagagagttccgTATGTTTGAAATAAAAGTACAGCAACTTTTGCGTCAACGACGGTTCAAAAGTGGCATGCAactctgaaattaaaagtttaaacttttctaaacaaaactatAGAACTGTCAAATCCAAATGGTTACAATGTGAATGAAAGAGTGATTGTTTTAGGAGAAACCGAGGAAACTGAATGAATAACGCAAACATGAACTTTCAAAAGATcgtaaatcaaaaataaaccAAGACAAAAAATCTTGCTCCTTTTTTGACTTACAACCTTTTAAACATTCATGTTTTGAATAGTTTGCTTGTCAAAATCAACATTGAAATGGAAGTTTTATTAAAAGACAtgcactgacaaaaatccaatcatgtccattatgtgtggcacacataaattttgactatagcatttcccacataacggctatttgaattcgcatagcatatatgtggaaacacacataaccgttatcaactaataacctttatgtggattttgctatagcgggtggttattaatgcacacttaaaatttatttgtgaatttctttagatttttgccaataaaaatgtgtggatttttattagtgtgcTGTTTCCAACGAAAACTATGAACTATGAACTTTTAAATTAAGAACTGTTGCCGTTGTGAGTATCTCTGCGCTGGAGTCAATACTGCGCTTCTGCCTGGTGCTGGAATGCGGAAGACATGGCAATTTCGAAATACTAGGAGAACATCTTCGGTGATTTTCTATATCGCCGCCAATTTATTTTGATTCGCTGCATACAATCGCTTGCGATTTTCCACCCTAAGCAGCCTGTAAACGTATAGAACTATTTTAGAGTAACATAATAAACGCAAATTCATAATATGTTTTTACCTGGCGCTCCGCTTTTATTCGGTATGTAAGTCTTCGCCACCGCTAGTAAATTATCTGAGTACACTGCTAGTAAATGCACGAGCGTTCGATGTAGGTGAGCAGTGAATTTCACCATGAATAACAAAAAAGGGGAGCGGGCAGCATGAAAGTGCTCCAGAACCAAACAAATTGCGGAAACGGTCATGGCTTGATTCTGAAATAAGGGAAATAAGCAAATCAATTATTCGTTTGCCGAAGGTCGACGGTGCGGTAATCAGCAGCAGGCCAGTCATTAATATAGAGTATTTACTTACCTTTATCTCGAGGAAGCTAACAGAATATCAACTCTTGTCGCTGCAGACGTCGCAAtccaaactttgaaaaaaaaatgtttcggaTCGAATTCGTATACGCGGGATCTGatgataatttaaaaacaatacaataataattcGATCACTTTTGCTGTCATTAAGTCCACTCGATAGACTTGACATAAGCGGGTGGTTTGACTGTTCAACAATTTTTATCGTAAAAGGGAGAACTTTTAAATCTACACTCAAGAAAAACGAAAGGCACTTTTAAATTAAAGTTACCACAGTCACGATAATcaatattacttttattttaacaaaaatttaaCGCTTTTCAGATGGAAAGTACGAAATATTCAGtttcacaatatttttttttctgtgtaggtaTTATATGCCGACAAAAATGAACATGGTAAtactacactgacaaaaatatctatataagatatatgtgtcgccgttataaatttttgcaatagctccaccctaatataattgatatagaaccacacataaattaaataattgctaatccGAGACcacccgcataattacaaactgtacatggatattttaccgtgcggtcgacaacagtatcctttactgttgacaactgtaaatgaacaatctcatataaagttttaacagtttgtggtacggttatttgacaaataacattatgttgaatgggttgttaagttatgtcaccataaaaaatcgtctgttttcgcgtgcaaaattttcgctcaacagtatggtaaaatgttgacatataatgcaggaaataaagaacattttagagacagcatgttatatgttgacatttagtaatgatgtcgagcagttatggttgaatcgatcgaaaagtattcgataaccgcaacgtaaactgtgaagctatatcttacatcgtaataatgattctgaccatataacatgttgttttttattatgcgggcacacataaagtttatttggtcATATATGTTATTAGTAGtttgcgtggagaatggttatgtgtgcgctgatatacatcataagttaaatctatggatttttgccaataaatatgtgtggatttttagtagtgtaatgacacactgatggtattcGTACACTCAAACTAAACtactgataaattttatgtgcacaAAGTACATAGATTGCAGGAttaatactaaggacacacctgtggtacttgtaccatggtacaagaggacaagaaaattattccaagactatctttgataaagacaataatcaGTACggaactcatttcaagattcttgtaccatggtacttgtaccaccagtgtgtcattagtataacaAAGAATCTTCATTTCATGTGCGTGTTATGAAAAATATGCGCGGGTGATAAAGTTTATAAGTGGTATTTTTAAACTGCATTATGCATAAAATAAATTCGATGTGtaaccattgacgaatacatagacggagtggtggccattttttcgggcaccactatatacccctggggagtgacggattacaattattacaatcactcgaccattgagaagcccctcaattcgaatcacgtcagtttgacaacagttgtcatttccatttttgtttACCTCTGATGAAAAAAGTTTTCACTGAGGATTGATAGTTACTGTTACGGTTGCTTCAAAGCTACAATAACAAGAGAATACTCCTTAGTTTGGTTACTTTCACTATGCTAGATTGGGATCTTATACATTTCAGTGGATTTTCTACTTTGAGCGTCCTGATAGCAACAATGAGCGGGTTTTAGTTCTTCTGAAAACTGAATTATTCAATGCATAAATTGACCTCTATCGGGTTTACTATTAATATTCATAAATTTCTCACATTAGTACTAAGAGTATACGGGTTGAGTTGTCGCTGCTATAGCGACGAATGCCTGCAGCAATGTAATGTTTACCCTCGTGTTTACCTACATCAATTCAAAGGAAAATATAACTATATGGTCGAATTCAATTTCACACATCAGATTGTGAAGTTGTTTGAACAATatgctgcccatgatcgcataaatTTAACActcgtatttttgtttattttgtaaaaagcctgtgaatcgttcagaaagcttaATTTACTGCATCTTATCCCACAATaataaaataggctttactatcttgcttatcggTGGTAAGCGTGaaatgattgaatttttgaaaaggattgacaaacgatttagaaaatcaaccaatatgcaaatgttacatttatgcgatcatgggcagtatggTGGTTGCGGTATTCAATCCAATAATACTGGAAACcacacacaaaaaaattgttggtaaaattaataaaacgttggtaaagttaagaaaattatttagtgattttcagtagaaagtatgaAACTGTTAAATCTACAAGTCTAAGAATGTCACTTCGGTAAGAACTGTTACAAGAGTTGGGTTTTCAAAATAACACTTTCCTCTAAATCTCGAATTAACAGTATAGCTTTTAAAAAAACAAGTAATGTGCGCTTTCAATTTAAGTATAGTATGTCATATTAAAACTTCACGTATTGTAAATTGAATATTCCGTTTTcgttttatttaatatttttattcacGAATACTATTTTTGTAAACATATTACAAATCATTATACACATTTTATACACATTATAAAACAATTGCTAGCTTACCGTCACTCCGCATTTCCAAGCCCGGTGTTGAATCATCGCCTCGCTCCGTTCGATCTGATCATCAGCCGCTCAATGCCCTGCATTTCGTGGCAACGTTCACAGAAGCCCGCACTGTACTTCATAACCTCTTTCGATGTTTGCCCTCCACCTCCTTGGCAATGTTTTCAATGCCATTCCGACTGATTAGTTGGTTTTGACTTTTGAATTGACTGAAGTCTTGTTTGTTCCAGAAGGTGAAGCCTTGCGTCAGCAGCGATTCTTTCCCGAGAAGCTCCTAATCTCTGAGCGGGTCCGCTTTGTGGATATTATGTTGTTCCTTGCTTGCTTCCATGCCCAGGTCCGGATTCTTAGGGACAATTGGTTGCTTCGGAGGAAGGGGAGCAATCGATACTTTGGGTTCGTAGATTCGACCTGCTTGGCGGCTTGCTCTGCGGTTTGCTTTTCATCTTTCTGCAACATATGGTCGAAAACGCGATTGATGCTGAATCGAATGATGTTCAACATGATTTTGTTGTCCACAAAACGCCTTTGTTGAATAATCAATTTAACCACTTGATTAATAACTTGATTTTCGCACGTTTTGACCTCctttttggcagcaccctcttctATACTTCCGATTTCAGGAGCAAGAAA
The nucleotide sequence above comes from Armigeres subalbatus isolate Guangzhou_Male chromosome 3, GZ_Asu_2, whole genome shotgun sequence. Encoded proteins:
- the LOC134219989 gene encoding uncharacterized protein LOC134219989; translated protein: MRSSSSLVSVADSQLHVGSSNLLVPEHERSLPQQMLLYVYNQSGIVTARQIPFWERFRQETPDVHLSARDLRSMFYREVLHDPEYFDDLDVVVEQYINPRSYQIPLEPLEFSDLTGEGYMLNAPSDASPGEGETNFEYLAKYVSTPFETAKITPLPPEGSLLLPVCLQSDSLNTNVETVEKSGSDVDNICERVRALTTGNMVLDYSMDAQIKSHQLLTGDARVVPKTFLTEDQAVPSAPVSSRLKRWRSNDDSGLQRSSSKRLRMNTSPSVMARRAKSLTRMSNK